Proteins encoded in a region of the Agromyces protaetiae genome:
- a CDS encoding nucleoside/nucleotide kinase family protein — protein MDSTDPLDALALRVRGLASVASGRVVIGIAGSPGAGKSTLAANLVDVLNGGPPGAVAVPVAVSMDGAVPTDGGARVAVAVPMDGFHLANATLDRLGLRDRKGALETFDGWGFLALLTRLRRETAHTVYAPGFDRAVDEPVAGAIAVEPAARIVIVEGNYLLCEGEPWGLVREHLDEAWFCAASENERMSRLTARHIAHGRTPEAAEAWAREVDGANARIIEPTRSHADLVVSGTTGAVLA, from the coding sequence GTGGACTCGACCGACCCCCTCGACGCGCTCGCGCTGCGCGTCCGGGGCCTGGCCTCAGTTGCGAGCGGCAGAGTGGTCATCGGCATCGCGGGAAGCCCCGGCGCGGGCAAGTCGACGCTCGCGGCGAACCTGGTCGATGTGCTCAACGGAGGGCCGCCAGGCGCGGTGGCCGTGCCGGTGGCTGTGTCGATGGATGGGGCGGTGCCCACGGATGGCGGTGCGCGCGTGGCGGTGGCCGTGCCGATGGATGGATTTCATCTTGCGAACGCGACGCTCGACCGGCTCGGACTGCGCGACCGCAAAGGCGCGTTGGAGACGTTCGACGGCTGGGGGTTCCTCGCGCTGCTCACGCGGCTCCGCCGCGAGACCGCCCACACCGTCTACGCGCCGGGCTTCGACCGCGCGGTCGACGAGCCGGTCGCCGGCGCGATCGCCGTCGAACCGGCGGCACGGATCGTGATCGTCGAAGGCAACTATCTGCTCTGCGAGGGCGAACCATGGGGTCTCGTGCGCGAACACCTCGACGAGGCCTGGTTCTGCGCCGCATCGGAGAACGAGCGGATGTCCCGGCTCACCGCCCGGCACATCGCACACGGTCGCACGCCCGAGGCGGCCGAGGCGTGGGCGCGCGAGGTCGACGGCGCGAACGCGCGCATCATCGAGCCGACCCGGTCGCACGCGGATCTCGTGGTCTCGGGGACGACGGGGGCAGTGCTCGCGTAG
- a CDS encoding DUF2510 domain-containing protein → MTDPNLPPAGWYDDATGTGTLRYWDGAQWTEHTAPAAPTDTAAAEASAAEASAADASAADAATADAAPTEAAPTDAAPTDAAPTEAAATDSAATEVRSAGAAQPTTADWTSPGDGAAGQPAYATVGAAQEAQAGYAQGHYGQPGYAQAYGAQPGSPQPGAPDPAGKKSVHVLGIIALAVAGLGFVLACIPVTVLFGWILLPIGLVLSIVALFMKGAKWPGIVGISVSVVGMIVAAIVSIVAFVFAVGEIERTIEQYDESSSALEEELDSAFAPEVFGSREDPLAIGETISTDDFDVVINSIDLNATEQVLAADEYNEPPAEGETYAIVNLTVTFKGEGSSTDGMVGVDYVSADGVVKDDAYAYAWGVEPEFGLTELFTGGSTTGNLVLMLPADPDGVLLVSPGFYDEAWVSLR, encoded by the coding sequence ATGACTGACCCGAATCTTCCCCCTGCCGGCTGGTACGACGACGCCACCGGCACCGGGACGCTGCGCTATTGGGACGGCGCACAGTGGACCGAGCACACCGCGCCGGCGGCGCCGACCGACACTGCTGCGGCCGAGGCATCCGCCGCGGAGGCATCCGCCGCCGATGCATCCGCCGCAGATGCAGCGACGGCTGACGCAGCGCCGACCGAGGCAGCACCGACCGACGCAGCGCCGACCGACGCAGCGCCGACCGAGGCGGCGGCGACCGACTCGGCGGCGACCGAGGTGCGGAGCGCCGGAGCGGCCCAGCCCACCACTGCCGACTGGACCTCGCCCGGCGACGGCGCGGCCGGCCAGCCCGCGTACGCGACCGTCGGCGCGGCGCAGGAGGCGCAGGCCGGTTACGCCCAGGGGCACTACGGCCAGCCCGGCTATGCGCAGGCCTACGGCGCACAGCCCGGCTCGCCACAGCCTGGAGCCCCCGACCCCGCGGGCAAGAAGTCGGTGCACGTGCTCGGCATCATCGCGCTCGCGGTCGCAGGCCTCGGGTTCGTGCTCGCGTGCATCCCGGTGACCGTGCTGTTCGGGTGGATCCTGCTGCCGATCGGCCTCGTGCTGTCGATCGTCGCGCTCTTCATGAAGGGCGCGAAGTGGCCCGGCATCGTCGGAATCTCGGTGTCGGTCGTGGGCATGATCGTGGCCGCGATCGTGAGCATCGTCGCGTTCGTGTTCGCGGTCGGCGAGATCGAGCGCACGATCGAGCAGTACGACGAGAGCTCGTCGGCGCTCGAAGAGGAGCTCGACAGCGCGTTCGCTCCTGAGGTGTTCGGCTCGCGCGAGGACCCGCTCGCGATCGGCGAGACGATCAGCACCGACGACTTCGACGTCGTCATCAACAGCATCGACCTGAACGCGACGGAGCAGGTGCTCGCCGCCGACGAGTACAACGAGCCGCCCGCCGAAGGAGAGACGTACGCGATCGTGAACCTCACGGTCACGTTCAAGGGCGAGGGCTCGTCGACCGACGGCATGGTCGGGGTCGACTACGTGAGCGCGGACGGCGTCGTGAAGGACGACGCGTACGCGTACGCGTGGGGCGTCGAGCCCGAGTTCGGTCTGACCGAGCTGTTCACCGGCGGGAGCACGACGGGCAACCTGGTGCTCATGCTGCCCGCTGACCCCGACGGCGTGCTGCTGGTCTCGCCCGGGTTCTACGACGAGGCCTGGGTGTCGCTGCGCTGA
- a CDS encoding winged helix-turn-helix transcriptional regulator, whose protein sequence is MAVSLAEIRRGSGEVFTEGCPTRVVLDHIMSKWGVLVLLALTDGTQRWGELRREVQGISEKMLASTLRTLEGDGLVRRESYPEVPPRVEYSLTPLGDELMQQMLPLVEWVARNADGIVARDGEPGGRLH, encoded by the coding sequence GTGGCGGTAAGTCTTGCGGAAATCCGCCGCGGCAGCGGCGAGGTCTTCACCGAAGGATGCCCCACGCGCGTCGTCCTCGACCACATCATGAGCAAGTGGGGCGTCCTCGTGCTGCTCGCGCTGACCGACGGAACGCAGCGGTGGGGCGAGCTGCGCCGCGAGGTGCAGGGCATCAGCGAGAAGATGCTCGCCTCGACGCTCCGCACGCTCGAGGGCGACGGGCTCGTCCGACGTGAGTCCTACCCTGAGGTGCCACCCCGGGTCGAGTACTCGCTGACCCCGCTCGGCGACGAGCTCATGCAGCAGATGCTGCCGCTCGTCGAATGGGTCGCGCGGAACGCGGACGGGATCGTGGCACGCGACGGCGAGCCCGGGGGCCGGCTGCACTGA
- a CDS encoding SDR family oxidoreductase has product MTILVTAASGQLGRLVVDALLERGAQPAEIVATARDTDTIAELSARGIRTAELDYDRPETIAAALDGVDRVLLISGSAPGARLQGHRNVIEAAKAAGVARLVYTSAPKATTAEGFPLAADHKATEEAIAAAGVPAVILRNNWYTENYVPDVTRAAETGVIASSAGDGRVASATRADFAEGAAAVLLRDDLVGETIELSGDTAWGYDELAAAAAEVIGRPVTYRRLSTEEHVAALEAVGVDAGTAAFVAGLDDAIRRGVLGDASPTLAELIGRPTTPLVDGLRAALARAETAA; this is encoded by the coding sequence ATGACCATCCTCGTCACTGCCGCAAGCGGGCAGCTCGGCCGACTCGTCGTCGACGCGCTGCTCGAGCGCGGCGCCCAGCCCGCCGAGATCGTCGCGACCGCACGAGACACCGACACGATCGCGGAGCTCTCCGCCCGAGGCATCCGGACCGCGGAGCTCGACTACGACCGCCCGGAGACGATCGCGGCAGCGCTCGACGGAGTCGACCGGGTGCTGCTCATCTCGGGGTCCGCGCCGGGGGCGCGGCTGCAGGGGCACCGGAATGTGATCGAGGCGGCGAAGGCTGCCGGCGTCGCGCGGCTCGTCTACACGAGTGCGCCGAAGGCGACGACGGCCGAGGGCTTCCCGCTGGCAGCCGACCACAAGGCCACCGAGGAGGCCATCGCCGCTGCCGGCGTGCCCGCGGTCATCCTGCGCAACAACTGGTACACCGAGAACTACGTTCCGGATGTCACGCGCGCAGCCGAGACCGGCGTGATCGCGTCGTCCGCGGGCGATGGACGGGTCGCGAGTGCAACGCGCGCCGACTTCGCCGAAGGAGCCGCGGCGGTGCTGCTCAGGGACGACCTGGTGGGCGAGACCATCGAGCTGTCGGGCGACACCGCGTGGGGCTACGACGAACTCGCCGCGGCGGCGGCCGAGGTCATCGGGCGGCCGGTGACCTATCGGCGCCTCAGCACCGAGGAGCACGTCGCCGCGCTCGAGGCCGTCGGCGTCGACGCGGGAACCGCGGCATTCGTGGCCGGCCTCGACGATGCGATCCGGCGCGGTGTGCTGGGCGACGCGAGCCCGACGCTCGCCGAACTCATCGGGCGTCCGACGACACCGCTCGTCGACGGCCTGCGCGCAGCGCTCGCCCGAGCCGAGACCGCAGCCTGA
- a CDS encoding lactate/malate family dehydrogenase yields MDVAVLGATGDVGRAVCANLIEKRVVRSTSRLQLVGRVGGPSELATHGLRADLIDAYDEHAPFIDVATTPDDVVADVIVLAAGATVPVDPSQVIDRDLLAQRNLATFREYAEALAAGGTGQEVVIVVSNPVELGVAVLAERLGRHRVIGMGSWLDTLRFRREIAADLGIHRQRVSGFVAGQHGDGAVPLWSTVRIRGFDGGERAAVVRTLRGERTLDTFAAEVAAAKSELAAAGRTDPGSAFAMVDTLRPGVRGVVRPYLTHTSGAKTSHATAAATVDLVDTVLDGREIVVAGQVALDGELELDGTSVQGVLGVPLVVGPDGWSRVLLDDLAPDEARRLLAISRQIRSSVDGWLSGVRA; encoded by the coding sequence ATGGATGTTGCAGTTCTCGGAGCCACGGGAGATGTCGGCCGCGCGGTCTGCGCCAACCTCATCGAGAAGCGCGTCGTACGCTCCACATCTCGGCTGCAGCTGGTCGGGCGCGTAGGCGGCCCGTCAGAACTGGCGACGCACGGGCTCCGCGCCGACCTCATCGACGCGTACGACGAGCACGCGCCGTTCATCGACGTCGCCACGACACCCGACGACGTCGTCGCCGACGTCATCGTGCTCGCCGCGGGCGCCACGGTTCCCGTCGACCCGAGCCAGGTCATCGACCGTGACCTGCTCGCCCAGCGGAACCTCGCGACGTTCCGCGAGTACGCCGAGGCGCTGGCCGCCGGCGGCACCGGTCAAGAGGTCGTCATCGTCGTGTCAAACCCCGTCGAACTCGGCGTCGCGGTGCTCGCCGAGCGCCTCGGCCGGCACCGGGTCATCGGCATGGGGTCCTGGTTGGACACCCTGCGATTCCGGCGCGAGATCGCCGCGGACCTCGGCATCCACCGGCAGCGCGTGAGCGGGTTCGTGGCCGGTCAGCACGGTGACGGCGCCGTCCCGCTCTGGTCGACGGTCCGCATCCGCGGCTTCGACGGCGGCGAGCGCGCAGCCGTCGTCCGGACGTTGCGCGGCGAGCGCACGCTCGACACGTTCGCAGCCGAGGTCGCCGCCGCGAAATCCGAGCTCGCCGCAGCCGGCCGCACCGACCCCGGATCCGCGTTCGCCATGGTCGACACACTCCGCCCGGGCGTCCGCGGCGTGGTGCGCCCCTATCTCACGCACACCAGCGGGGCGAAGACCTCGCACGCGACGGCCGCCGCCACGGTCGACCTCGTCGACACGGTGCTCGACGGACGAGAGATCGTGGTCGCCGGGCAGGTCGCGCTGGACGGCGAGCTCGAGCTCGACGGCACCAGCGTGCAGGGTGTCCTCGGTGTCCCACTTGTCGTCGGGCCCGACGGGTGGTCGAGGGTGCTCCTCGACGACCTCGCACCCGATGAGGCAAGACGACTGCTCGCGATCAGCCGGCAGATCCGCAGCTCGGTCGACGGATGGCTCTCGGGAGTCCGCGCATGA
- a CDS encoding DEAD/DEAH box helicase has product MHLDPPNADWRAQLEALGVAAGGPTAARRDVEAVAARPTGGFRRLALQFELRRRRERRDGDWRGPRDEPAKRAEGVDRLAVRPVAAGARNGWANAGLTWQNIAFQGASQGYDPDQARWFAHLALLKGRSPSVYTTYGSEWITLDEYESPLLWAQLADAARLGIALVGSGGMHTVRLESSATVALDASRTDAPGSGAGTGEPPLVLTPTVEIGEQVVTAMAARAVGDHGLYTFDFASGEIALAPVPGGLAPVQRAVLDRPRDIRVAPGEAAEFFRSSYARLAAALPVTSRDGSFTPPPPVPAVLVLDARFEPDEVLHLAWRWEHGDGRVTGFDSESDSDPDLDVVELARDELGGLPMSPITLRGADVAWFADRVIRRLRRLDRVRVDVTGDPPDYRDAGVPQLTVTTVESPKTDWFDLGVVVTVNGRKVPFMPLFRALAKGQRRLLLVDKTYLDLKQPLFEPLRDLIEEAGTLREWETGVRIHRSQVGLWAEFEDLAHETEPAVSWRATVAGLTGDDTTETPLPTELAVELRPYQVEGFRWLALLWRSRLGGILADDMGLGKTVQTLALIAHARQASVEPRAPFLVVAPTSVASNWVAEATRFTPGLRVAAVLATDTADGRRLAAAAADADVIVTTYAVLRLDADRFAARDWAGLVLDEAQFVKNPATKVHEAARAIRAPFRIALTGTPIENHTGELWAILRIVAPGLFPSRRAFDEQYRRPIEAGHRERLERLRRRIRPLMLRRTKEAVAPELPPKQEQVLTVELTPRHRRLYDATLQRERTKLLGLVDDLDRQRHIVYRSLTLLRMLALDASLIDDEHAGVASAKLDALFEQLEDVLAEGHRALVFSQFTSFLGKAAERLGEAGVPFAWLDGSTPVKRRDAEIARFRSGEASVFCISLKAGGFGLNLTEADYVFLLDPWWNPASEDQAVDRAHRIGQDKQVMVYRLVAANTIEEKVMALKRRKGELVAAVLEAGADDGAGGESTGRRDPALTADDLRDLLAGQ; this is encoded by the coding sequence ATGCACCTCGATCCTCCGAACGCCGACTGGCGGGCGCAGCTCGAGGCGCTGGGCGTCGCGGCGGGCGGCCCGACCGCGGCACGTCGCGACGTCGAGGCGGTCGCCGCGCGACCGACCGGCGGCTTTCGCCGGCTCGCGCTCCAGTTCGAGCTGCGCCGGCGCCGCGAACGCCGCGACGGCGACTGGCGGGGGCCGCGCGACGAACCCGCGAAGCGGGCCGAGGGCGTCGACCGGCTGGCGGTTCGCCCGGTGGCCGCCGGCGCGAGGAACGGGTGGGCGAACGCCGGCCTCACCTGGCAGAACATCGCATTCCAGGGAGCGTCCCAGGGGTACGACCCCGACCAGGCACGCTGGTTCGCGCACCTCGCGCTGCTCAAAGGGCGCAGCCCCAGCGTGTACACGACCTACGGCTCGGAATGGATCACCCTCGACGAGTACGAGAGCCCGCTGCTCTGGGCCCAGCTCGCCGATGCCGCACGACTCGGCATCGCGCTCGTCGGCAGCGGCGGGATGCACACCGTGCGGCTCGAGTCGAGTGCGACGGTCGCCCTGGACGCGTCGCGAACGGATGCCCCGGGCTCGGGTGCAGGCACGGGTGAGCCACCCCTCGTGCTCACGCCGACCGTCGAGATCGGCGAGCAGGTCGTCACCGCCATGGCCGCCCGCGCCGTCGGCGACCACGGGCTCTACACCTTCGACTTCGCGTCCGGCGAGATCGCGCTCGCGCCCGTACCCGGCGGCCTGGCCCCGGTGCAGCGGGCGGTGCTCGATCGGCCCCGAGACATCCGGGTCGCGCCGGGCGAAGCCGCCGAATTCTTCCGGAGCTCGTACGCGAGGCTCGCGGCGGCCCTCCCGGTCACGAGCCGCGACGGCAGCTTCACGCCCCCGCCCCCGGTGCCCGCGGTGCTCGTCCTCGACGCCCGATTCGAACCCGACGAGGTACTGCATCTCGCGTGGCGCTGGGAGCACGGCGACGGTCGCGTGACCGGCTTTGATTCCGAATCCGACTCCGACCCCGATCTCGACGTCGTCGAGCTCGCGCGCGACGAGCTCGGCGGTCTGCCGATGTCGCCGATCACCCTGCGCGGCGCCGACGTGGCCTGGTTCGCCGACCGGGTCATCCGTCGCCTGCGCCGCCTCGATCGCGTGCGCGTCGACGTGACCGGCGACCCGCCCGACTATCGCGACGCCGGTGTGCCGCAGCTCACCGTGACGACCGTCGAATCGCCCAAGACCGACTGGTTCGACCTCGGTGTCGTGGTCACCGTGAACGGCCGCAAGGTGCCGTTCATGCCGCTCTTCCGGGCGCTCGCGAAGGGGCAGCGCCGGCTGCTGCTCGTCGACAAGACCTACCTCGACCTGAAGCAGCCGCTCTTCGAGCCACTGCGCGACCTCATCGAGGAAGCGGGCACGCTCCGCGAGTGGGAGACCGGCGTGCGCATTCACCGCAGCCAGGTCGGGTTGTGGGCGGAGTTCGAGGACCTCGCCCACGAGACCGAACCGGCGGTGTCCTGGCGAGCGACCGTCGCGGGGCTCACCGGCGACGACACCACTGAGACGCCGCTGCCCACCGAGCTCGCGGTCGAACTGCGGCCCTATCAGGTCGAGGGCTTCCGCTGGCTCGCGCTGCTCTGGCGAAGCCGCCTCGGCGGCATCCTCGCCGACGACATGGGACTCGGCAAGACGGTGCAGACCCTCGCGCTGATCGCACACGCGCGCCAGGCGAGCGTCGAGCCGCGCGCTCCGTTCCTCGTCGTCGCGCCGACCTCCGTCGCCTCGAACTGGGTCGCCGAAGCCACACGATTCACGCCGGGGCTGCGGGTCGCCGCCGTCCTCGCGACCGACACCGCCGACGGTCGCCGGCTCGCGGCTGCCGCCGCGGACGCCGACGTCATCGTCACCACGTATGCGGTGCTGCGGCTCGACGCCGACCGGTTCGCCGCGCGTGACTGGGCGGGCCTCGTGCTCGACGAAGCCCAGTTCGTGAAGAACCCCGCGACGAAGGTGCACGAGGCGGCCCGCGCGATCCGCGCGCCGTTCCGGATCGCGCTCACCGGCACGCCGATCGAGAACCACACCGGCGAGCTCTGGGCGATCCTGCGGATCGTCGCGCCCGGCCTCTTCCCGTCGCGCCGGGCCTTCGACGAACAGTACCGGCGCCCGATCGAAGCCGGTCATCGCGAACGGCTCGAGCGCCTGCGGCGCCGCATCCGCCCGCTCATGCTGCGGCGCACCAAAGAGGCGGTCGCGCCCGAGCTGCCGCCGAAGCAGGAGCAGGTGCTCACCGTCGAGCTCACCCCGCGGCATCGCCGCCTCTACGACGCGACCCTGCAACGCGAACGCACCAAACTGCTCGGCCTCGTCGACGACCTCGACCGGCAACGCCACATCGTGTACCGGTCGCTCACCCTGCTGCGGATGCTTGCGCTCGACGCGAGCCTCATCGACGACGAGCACGCCGGCGTGGCATCAGCCAAGCTCGACGCGCTCTTCGAACAGCTCGAGGACGTCCTCGCCGAAGGACACCGCGCGCTCGTGTTCAGCCAGTTCACCTCGTTCCTCGGCAAGGCTGCTGAGCGGCTCGGTGAGGCGGGTGTGCCGTTCGCCTGGCTCGACGGCTCGACCCCCGTGAAGCGCCGCGATGCCGAGATCGCGCGGTTCCGTTCTGGAGAGGCATCCGTCTTCTGCATCAGCCTCAAAGCCGGCGGCTTCGGGCTGAACCTGACCGAAGCCGACTACGTCTTCCTGCTCGACCCGTGGTGGAACCCCGCCAGCGAAGACCAGGCCGTCGACCGGGCGCACCGCATCGGGCAGGACAAGCAGGTCATGGTCTACCGGCTCGTCGCCGCGAACACCATCGAAGAGAAGGTCATGGCGCTCAAGCGCCGCAAGGGCGAGCTCGTCGCGGCGGTGCTCGAGGCCGGTGCCGACGACGGCGCGGGCGGCGAATCGACCGGTCGTCGGGATCCCGCGCTCACCGCCGACGACCTCCGCGACCTGCTCGCGGGGCAGTAG
- a CDS encoding DUF4232 domain-containing protein, which translates to MPRLRTPLLVAAATLTVFLTGCSGGAPAPTASPSPTASPSPTASPTPTASVDPNAPAGQCADDALSVSISGGDGGAGSIGYDLVFTNEGSASCELRGAPGVSVIDGSGAQLGEPAEQVDDDAPETLTLQSGASVVAPLTAVNIDPDGGPLDDCPVVHGTGYRVFPPHSFTGFVVEASNVPACDSSTVFLKVGPVQAS; encoded by the coding sequence ATGCCACGCCTCCGCACCCCGCTCCTCGTCGCCGCTGCCACCCTGACCGTGTTCCTCACCGGTTGTTCGGGCGGCGCACCTGCGCCGACCGCCTCACCGTCGCCGACCGCATCGCCGAGCCCCACCGCGTCCCCGACGCCGACCGCGTCGGTCGACCCGAACGCCCCGGCGGGACAGTGCGCTGACGACGCGCTCAGCGTCTCGATCTCCGGCGGCGACGGCGGTGCGGGTTCCATCGGCTACGACCTCGTGTTCACGAACGAGGGCTCCGCCTCGTGCGAGCTTCGCGGCGCTCCGGGGGTCTCGGTCATCGACGGGTCGGGCGCCCAGCTCGGCGAGCCGGCCGAGCAGGTCGACGACGATGCCCCCGAGACGCTCACGCTGCAGTCCGGCGCCTCGGTAGTCGCACCGCTCACGGCCGTGAACATCGACCCCGACGGCGGCCCGCTCGACGACTGCCCGGTCGTGCACGGCACCGGCTACCGGGTCTTCCCGCCGCACAGCTTCACCGGCTTCGTGGTGGAGGCGAGCAACGTGCCCGCATGCGACAGCAGCACGGTGTTCCTGAAGGTGGGGCCGGTCCAGGCGAGCTGA